GCTCAAGCCGTCACGCTGCCCCACGAGCCCACGCTCCTTACCGCCCCCCCTGCTGGGTGGGCCGCTTGGGCCGGCGTGTGCCTGAAGAGGGCTGCACCGCCTCGCCACCGGCCCGGCGCACAGCCCTCTTGGCTCCGTCAGTGGCCCTCCCCTCCCTCTCCCCACGCTTCGCCACCGGCCGCTGGCGCATGAAGGGGAGTGATACGGTGCCCCCATGGATACTTGCTCCGACGCCGATTTCCTCTCCACCGCAGCCTCGGCCTCAGCGCTCTCTCTTCGTTCATGAGAACCCCGGGCTTGTCGTGGGCACCGCGCGTCATGGCCGTGCTGTGGGCGGTGCTGCTCGCAGGGTGCTCGGCCTCGGGGCCGAGGGTGAAGCCGGAGGCACTCGCCCCAGCTCCCGCCGTGTGGCCGCTCGACGTGCAGGATGCCCAGGTCGCCTTGCTGGAGGTGTCGCATCTCGCCCCGGGAGACCGGGTGGAGGTGAAGTCGCAAGGGCCAGAGCTCCAGGTGTCCCTGCGTTTTGCCCATGGAGTACGGGTGACACCGCTGGTGAGAAGTGTGAGCGGAACGACGCCCGTCCTCTTGAGGAGCGAAGACTCCCATTCAGGGCAAGGATCGCGCCCCGGCTGACTATTGGAGAGTGTCCATATTGGAAGCGCTCGGCCCGAGCTGCACTTCAAGGCAGCCAACAAGCGGCTGTACGAGGCGATAGAGGCCGAGCCCGACCTGGCGCGGCGACTGGGCCTCTCCCGTGAGGAGATCGCGCGGCTGTCCCATACGGCAGAGGCACCAGAAGGCTACGTCTGGCACCACCATCAGGATGTAGGAAGAATGCAGCTCGTAAGGCGGGAGGTGCATCGACTTGCAAACCCACACACAGGCGGCATGTCCATTTGGGGTGGCGGACACCCGAGGTCCGCCAGGAAGGGAGAACGTTAGCATGGAAGTCCGTTGGAGGGACTACGTCTGGAAGGGACCTCGTCCTGTCGTTGGGCCGGACGAAATTGAAAAGCTCGAAGCGGCCTGGGGGGTGAGATTGCCAGAGGAGTACAGGAGCACCGCCCACCTGCG
This is a stretch of genomic DNA from Archangium violaceum. It encodes these proteins:
- a CDS encoding HNH endonuclease, yielding MESVHIGSARPELHFKAANKRLYEAIEAEPDLARRLGLSREEIARLSHTAEAPEGYVWHHHQDVGRMQLVRREVHRLANPHTGGMSIWGGGHPRSARKGER